Proteins from a genomic interval of Megalopta genalis isolate 19385.01 unplaced genomic scaffold, iyMegGena1_principal scaffold0020, whole genome shotgun sequence:
- the LOC117218896 gene encoding rap guanine nucleotide exchange factor 2 isoform X16, with protein MDAFGMYQFSQGLTGRPELYQKSNRSSHSSDTSSAYSGSDTMTSVQSSLDADPDDVDLSGLVESIVDSDEEEDLAESMDSLTVRDPVRECLEKDPMERTEDHIETLLEFTQQLKAFTNMTLAVRRALCAVMVFAVVERAGMIVLNDGEELDSWSVLINGAVEIEHSNGEIEQLHLGDSFGILPTMERLLHRGVMRTKCDDCQFVCVTQADYFRIQHQGEENTRRHEENGRVILVTELRGALDGGARRGHVVIRGTPERLMLQLIEENSITDPTYIEDFLLTHRTFIDSPLLVASQLLEWFDQAQVRDRVARVVLLWVNNHFTDFETDPSMMEFLEAFETGLEREKMQGQQRLLNIACAAKARMRNVTLARPSRDEVLHFNILGGYEKGFGIFISKVDKKSKAEDVGLKRGDQILEVNGQSFEHVSHAKALELLRGSTHLSITVKSNLLAFKEMLQMPDDSPRPRARANKPEISKLPTDPRARLSTHVDPITAVNPMNPLVGGVPLLSDSNISPIKDVKKEHKGFMTLGPKKRLQRALIKMNILQKNTINDGVHADDSLAPPHTPPGTGLAQTTTNLYHSKSNPDLTSLYCYDDLRAPDYPEHVLKVYKADQTCKYLLIHKETTAHEVVMLALQEFGITESSSNFSLAELSVGEGGMIKQRRLPDQMQNLAERIGLSSRYYLKTNGISETLVADEQAPELIRESQVHFLQLNAVEVAIQLTLQDFSIFRQIESTEYVDDLFELKSRYGVPMLRQFAELVNREMFWVVTEVCSEHNLVRRSKIIKQFIKIARQCKECKNFNSMFAIVSGLGHGAVSRLRASWEKLPNKYQRLFIDLQELMDPSRNMSKYRQLVASEQTQPPIIPFYPVVKKDLTFIHLGNDSRVEGLVNFEKLRMIAKEVRSLTGMCSSPYDLSIMLERGGQPPSSAMVALNQMTTGNQVLHCPGGQTATVKRRKKSTAAPNPKKMFEEAQMVRRVKAYLTNMKVITDEERLHGLSVDCEPHAGAVAVAAAVPLSAGRGRRHPSPTLSTTSSASSTSEGRKSIQGTKFGAASPQAVRKILSLSDQHKTRPYQPKHCVPPLPVPGLTLHSSGPEPSPGAPRRVGSGSRVSTHERSHSDTPSSLLPPVDLSAESSSVTSLSNLQPLRKTLTSGSVTSSDSGHSTQLDSHSGSSVEAGGSPPPPQRRHSAMQGSVLRGGAPPFPHAVAVLPPLPANHNQNHNHNHHHHHHHHHHHQHYYDHHHHQPQNPQGCTGLGVGVGLGVPAGLPPPGTTIITTMTTMTTMTSMTTMRPGVGGTQCRQPPAYKVAAQMARLHRLGRAHSHEGVTYRTEHEDDDEDAQVSAV; from the exons TTTTCTCAAGGCCTGACTGGCAGGCCAGAACTCTACCAAAAGTCTAACAGAAGCAGCCATTCAAGCGACACAAGCTCAGCATACAGTGGATCAGATACAATGACATCTGTACAAAGTTCATTGGATGCAGATCCAGATGACGTTGATCTGTCGGGACTCGTTGAATCCATCGTGGATAGCGATGAAGAAGAGGATCTGGCAGAGAGCATGGAC AGCCTGACTGTTCGTGATCCGGTCAGAGAATGTTTAGAGAAAGATCCTATGGAAAGAACGGAAGACCATATAGAGACACTGTTAGAATTTACACAACAGTTAAAGGCCTTTACAAACATGACTTTAGCAGTAAGAAGAGCGCTGTGCGCTGTAATGGTATTTGCTGTGGTAGAACGTGCTGGTATGATAGTTTTGAATGATGGTGAAGAATTGGATAGCTGGAGTGTGCTTATCAATGGTGCTGTAGAAATTGAGCATAGCAATGGAGAAATTGAACAACTACATCTTGGTGATAGTTTTGGAATCTTGCCTACTATGGAAAGATTATTGCATAGAGGTGTTATGAGGACGAA ATGCGATGATTGTCAATTTGTATGCGTCACGCAAGCAGATTACTTCAGAATTCAACATCAAGGTGAAGAGAATACTAGGAGGCACGAAGAAAATGGAAGAGTCATTCTAGTAACAGAATTAAGGGGAGCTCTCGATGGTGGAGCACGTAGGGGTCATGTTGTTATTCGTGGCACTCCTGAACGTTTAATGTTACAACTTATAGAAGAAAACAGTATTACCGATCCCACTTATATAGAAGACTTTTTATTAACTCATCGAACATTTATTGATAGTCCCTTATTAGTTGCAAGTCAATTGTTAGAATGGTTTGATCAAGCACAAGTCAGAGACAGAGTGGCCAGAGTAGTGCTTCTTTGGGTAAATAATCATTTTACAGACTTTGAAACTGACCCATCTATGATGGAATTTTTAGAAGCTTTTGAAACTGGATTAGAAAGGGAAAAAATGCAAGGGCAACAAAG ATTATTGAACATTGCCTGTGCAGCAAAGGCAAGAATGCGTAATGTAACATTAGCAAGACCCAGTAGAGACGAGGTCTTGCATTTTAATATTTTGGGCGGTTACGAAAAAGGTTTTGGGATCTTTATCTCGAAAGTCGACAAGAAGTCGAAAGCGGAGGATGTTGGTTTAAAGCGGGGCGATCAAATTTTAGAAGTAAATGGACAAAGCTTCGAGCATGTGAGTCACGCCAAAGCTCTAGAACTTTTAAGGGGCTCTACTCACCTCAGTATAACAGTGAAATCCAATTTACTTG CGTTTAAAGAAATGCTTCAGATGCCAGATGATTCACCGAGGCCGCGGGCAAGAGCAAACAAACCCGAAATTTCAAAACTCCCAACGGATCCGCGTGCAAGGTTGTCCACGCACGTGGATCCAATCACCGCTGTAAATCCAATGAACCCACTAGTGGGTGGTGTTCCGTTATTATCTGACTCCAACATCTCTCCAATCAAAGATGTTAAAAAGGAACATAAGGGATTCATGACGCTTGGGCCAAAAAAGAGATTGCAGAGAGCACTCATAAAAATGAATATACTGCAAAAGAATACTATTAA tgACGGTGTACATGCAGACGATTCACTTGCGCCTCCTCATACACCACCAGGAACAGGTCTCGCTCAGACCACTACTAACCTATACCATTCTAAGAGTAATCCTGATCTAACTTCGTTATATTGTTACGATGACTTAAGAGCGCCGGACTATCCCGAACACGTTTTGAAAGTTTACAAAGCTGATCAAACTTGTAAATACCTTCTTATTCACAAAGAAACAACGGCGCACGAG GTGGTAATGCTTGCTCTTCAAGAATTCGGTATAACCGAGAGCAGTTCAAATTTTTCCCTGGCCGAACTTAGTGTCGGGGAAGGAGGCATGATTAAGCAGCGTAGGTTACCAGATCAGATGCAAAATCTTGCGGAAAGGATCGGTTTAAGTTCTCGATATTATTTAAAAACGAATGGTATATCGGAGACACTTGTAGCCGACGAGCAAGCGCCTGAACTGATTCGTGAATCTCAGGttcatttcttacaattaaacGCAGTTGAAGTCGCCATTCAATTGACGTTACAAGACTTCAGTATATTCAG GCAAATTGAATCTACGGAGTACGTGGACGATTTGTTCGAGTTGAAAAGTAGATACGGAGTGCCTATGCTCAGGCAGTTTGCTGAACTAGTCAATAGAGAGATGTTCTGGGTTGTTACAGAAGTTTGTTCTGAACACAACCTTGTTCGAcgtagtaaaataataaaacaatttataaaaatagcTC GTCAATGTAAGGAATGTAAAAATTTCAACTCCATGTTCGCGATCGTGTCTGGTTTGGGTCATGGAGCTGTTTCAAGATTACGAGCATCTTGGGAAAAACTGCCAAATAAATATCAGAGGCTATTCATTGATCTGCAGGAGTTGATGGATCCCAGCCGCAACATGAGCAAGTACAGACAATTGGTGGCGTCCGAACAAACACAACCTCCCATA ATTCCGTTCTATCCTGTAGTAAAGAAGGATTTGACATTTATTCATCTCGGCAATGATTCCAGAGTGGAAGGTCTAGTTAATTTTGAAAAGCTGCGAATGATCGCGAAAGAAGTAAGATCTTTGACAGGCATGTGTTCCTCCCCCTATGACTTGTCAATAATGCTGGAAAGAGGTGGTCAACCACCTAGTTCCGCTATGGTCGCGTTAAATCAAATGACCACTGGCAATCAAG TTTTGCATTGTCCAGGCGGACAAACTGCAACTGTTAAAAGGCGGAAGAAATCGACGGCTGCGCCGAATCCGAAGAAGATGTTTGAAGAAGCACAGATGGTCAGGAgagtgaaggcttatcttacGAACATGAAAGTAATAACGGACGAGGAACGATTACATGGTCTATCCGTGGATTGCGAACCTCACGCAGGAGCGGTCGCAGTGGCTGCAGCAGTACCTCTCAGCGCGGGCAGAGGAAGAAGGCATCCTTCTCCTACTCTATCCACTACAAGTAGCGCTAGCAGCACCAGTGAAGGTAGAAAGAGTATACAGG GTACAAAGTTTGGAGCCGCATCGCCGCAAGCAGTAAGGAAGATACTTTCGCTCTCTGACCAGCATAAAACTCGCCCCTATCAGCCGAAGCATTGCGTACCGCCGCTTCCAGTGCCAGGATTGACCTTGCATTCCAGTGGACCTGAGCCGAGTCCTGGTGCGCCCAGGAGAGTAGGATCCGGTAGCCGAGTTTCCACGCACGAGCGATCCCATAGCGACACACCTTCCAGTTTATTGCCGCCTGTCGATCTCAGCGCTGAGAGCAGTAGCGTGACCAGCCTGAGCAATCTGCAACCCTTAAGGAAAACGTTGACCAGTG GTTCGGTGACGAGCAGTGACAGTGGTCATAGTACACAGCTGGACAGCCATAGCGGAAGCAGCGTAGAAGCTGGTGGCAGTCCACCGCCACCTCAAAGACGGCACTCCGCCATGCAAG GGTCTGTTTTGCGAGGTGGTGCCCCTCCGTTCCCTCACGCGGTAGCAGTGCTACCTCCGCTTCCTGCGAACCACAACCAGAATCACAACCataatcatcatcatcatcaccaccaccaccaccaccaccaacaTTATTACGATCATCACCATCACCAACCCCAAAATCCTCAAG GTTGTACGGGATTAGGAGTAGGCGTGGGTCTCGGAGTACCGGCGGGACTTCCTCCTCCAGGCACGACAATTATAACGACGATGACGACCATGACTACCATGACGTCGATGACAACGATGCGTCCAGGAGTCGGTGGCACTCAATGTCGTCAGCCGCCTGCATACAAAGTCGCAGCACAGATGGCAAGGTTGCACAGGCTTGGTCGTGCACACAGTCACGAAGGTGTTACCTACAGGACCGAGCACGAAGATG ATGACGAGGACGCCCAAGTATCGGCGGTCTAA
- the LOC117218896 gene encoding rap guanine nucleotide exchange factor 2 isoform X13: MDAFGMYQVSLDRRSPAAQNGLGLSECFPRSRDFPMTFSQGLTGRPELYQKSNRSSHSSDTSSAYSGSDTMTSVQSSLDADPDDVDLSGLVESIVDSDEEEDLAESMDSLTVRDPVRECLEKDPMERTEDHIETLLEFTQQLKAFTNMTLAVRRALCAVMVFAVVERAGMIVLNDGEELDSWSVLINGAVEIEHSNGEIEQLHLGDSFGILPTMERLLHRGVMRTKCDDCQFVCVTQADYFRIQHQGEENTRRHEENGRVILVTELRGALDGGARRGHVVIRGTPERLMLQLIEENSITDPTYIEDFLLTHRTFIDSPLLVASQLLEWFDQAQVRDRVARVVLLWVNNHFTDFETDPSMMEFLEAFETGLEREKMQGQQRLLNIACAAKARMRNVTLARPSRDEVLHFNILGGYEKGFGIFISKVDKKSKAEDVGLKRGDQILEVNGQSFEHVSHAKALELLRGSTHLSITVKSNLLAFKEMLQMPDDSPRPRARANKPEISKLPTDPRARLSTHVDPITAVNPMNPLVGGVPLLSDSNISPIKDVKKEHKGFMTLGPKKRLQRALIKMNILQKNTINDGVHADDSLAPPHTPPGTGLAQTTTNLYHSKSNPDLTSLYCYDDLRAPDYPEHVLKVYKADQTCKYLLIHKETTAHEVVMLALQEFGITESSSNFSLAELSVGEGGMIKQRRLPDQMQNLAERIGLSSRYYLKTNGISETLVADEQAPELIRESQVHFLQLNAVEVAIQLTLQDFSIFRQIESTEYVDDLFELKSRYGVPMLRQFAELVNREMFWVVTEVCSEHNLVRRSKIIKQFIKIARQCKECKNFNSMFAIVSGLGHGAVSRLRASWEKLPNKYQRLFIDLQELMDPSRNMSKYRQLVASEQTQPPIIPFYPVVKKDLTFIHLGNDSRVEGLVNFEKLRMIAKEVRSLTGMCSSPYDLSIMLERGGQPPSSAMVALNQMTTGNQVLHCPGGQTATVKRRKKSTAAPNPKKMFEEAQMVRRVKAYLTNMKVITDEERLHGLSVDCEPHAGAVAVAAAVPLSAGRGRRHPSPTLSTTSSASSTSEGRKSIQGTKFGAASPQAVRKILSLSDQHKTRPYQPKHCVPPLPVPGLTLHSSGPEPSPGAPRRVGSGSRVSTHERSHSDTPSSLLPPVDLSAESSSVTSLSNLQPLRKTLTSGSVTSSDSGHSTQLDSHSGSSVEAGGSPPPPQRRHSAMQGSVLRGGAPPFPHAVAVLPPLPANHNQNHNHNHHHHHHHHHHHQHYYDHHHHQPQNPQGCTGLGVGVGLGVPAGLPPPGTTIITTMTTMTTMTSMTTMRPGVGGTQCRQPPAYKVAAQMARLHRLGRAHSHEGVTYRTEHEDDDEDAQVSAV, encoded by the exons TTTTCTCAAGGCCTGACTGGCAGGCCAGAACTCTACCAAAAGTCTAACAGAAGCAGCCATTCAAGCGACACAAGCTCAGCATACAGTGGATCAGATACAATGACATCTGTACAAAGTTCATTGGATGCAGATCCAGATGACGTTGATCTGTCGGGACTCGTTGAATCCATCGTGGATAGCGATGAAGAAGAGGATCTGGCAGAGAGCATGGAC AGCCTGACTGTTCGTGATCCGGTCAGAGAATGTTTAGAGAAAGATCCTATGGAAAGAACGGAAGACCATATAGAGACACTGTTAGAATTTACACAACAGTTAAAGGCCTTTACAAACATGACTTTAGCAGTAAGAAGAGCGCTGTGCGCTGTAATGGTATTTGCTGTGGTAGAACGTGCTGGTATGATAGTTTTGAATGATGGTGAAGAATTGGATAGCTGGAGTGTGCTTATCAATGGTGCTGTAGAAATTGAGCATAGCAATGGAGAAATTGAACAACTACATCTTGGTGATAGTTTTGGAATCTTGCCTACTATGGAAAGATTATTGCATAGAGGTGTTATGAGGACGAA ATGCGATGATTGTCAATTTGTATGCGTCACGCAAGCAGATTACTTCAGAATTCAACATCAAGGTGAAGAGAATACTAGGAGGCACGAAGAAAATGGAAGAGTCATTCTAGTAACAGAATTAAGGGGAGCTCTCGATGGTGGAGCACGTAGGGGTCATGTTGTTATTCGTGGCACTCCTGAACGTTTAATGTTACAACTTATAGAAGAAAACAGTATTACCGATCCCACTTATATAGAAGACTTTTTATTAACTCATCGAACATTTATTGATAGTCCCTTATTAGTTGCAAGTCAATTGTTAGAATGGTTTGATCAAGCACAAGTCAGAGACAGAGTGGCCAGAGTAGTGCTTCTTTGGGTAAATAATCATTTTACAGACTTTGAAACTGACCCATCTATGATGGAATTTTTAGAAGCTTTTGAAACTGGATTAGAAAGGGAAAAAATGCAAGGGCAACAAAG ATTATTGAACATTGCCTGTGCAGCAAAGGCAAGAATGCGTAATGTAACATTAGCAAGACCCAGTAGAGACGAGGTCTTGCATTTTAATATTTTGGGCGGTTACGAAAAAGGTTTTGGGATCTTTATCTCGAAAGTCGACAAGAAGTCGAAAGCGGAGGATGTTGGTTTAAAGCGGGGCGATCAAATTTTAGAAGTAAATGGACAAAGCTTCGAGCATGTGAGTCACGCCAAAGCTCTAGAACTTTTAAGGGGCTCTACTCACCTCAGTATAACAGTGAAATCCAATTTACTTG CGTTTAAAGAAATGCTTCAGATGCCAGATGATTCACCGAGGCCGCGGGCAAGAGCAAACAAACCCGAAATTTCAAAACTCCCAACGGATCCGCGTGCAAGGTTGTCCACGCACGTGGATCCAATCACCGCTGTAAATCCAATGAACCCACTAGTGGGTGGTGTTCCGTTATTATCTGACTCCAACATCTCTCCAATCAAAGATGTTAAAAAGGAACATAAGGGATTCATGACGCTTGGGCCAAAAAAGAGATTGCAGAGAGCACTCATAAAAATGAATATACTGCAAAAGAATACTATTAA tgACGGTGTACATGCAGACGATTCACTTGCGCCTCCTCATACACCACCAGGAACAGGTCTCGCTCAGACCACTACTAACCTATACCATTCTAAGAGTAATCCTGATCTAACTTCGTTATATTGTTACGATGACTTAAGAGCGCCGGACTATCCCGAACACGTTTTGAAAGTTTACAAAGCTGATCAAACTTGTAAATACCTTCTTATTCACAAAGAAACAACGGCGCACGAG GTGGTAATGCTTGCTCTTCAAGAATTCGGTATAACCGAGAGCAGTTCAAATTTTTCCCTGGCCGAACTTAGTGTCGGGGAAGGAGGCATGATTAAGCAGCGTAGGTTACCAGATCAGATGCAAAATCTTGCGGAAAGGATCGGTTTAAGTTCTCGATATTATTTAAAAACGAATGGTATATCGGAGACACTTGTAGCCGACGAGCAAGCGCCTGAACTGATTCGTGAATCTCAGGttcatttcttacaattaaacGCAGTTGAAGTCGCCATTCAATTGACGTTACAAGACTTCAGTATATTCAG GCAAATTGAATCTACGGAGTACGTGGACGATTTGTTCGAGTTGAAAAGTAGATACGGAGTGCCTATGCTCAGGCAGTTTGCTGAACTAGTCAATAGAGAGATGTTCTGGGTTGTTACAGAAGTTTGTTCTGAACACAACCTTGTTCGAcgtagtaaaataataaaacaatttataaaaatagcTC GTCAATGTAAGGAATGTAAAAATTTCAACTCCATGTTCGCGATCGTGTCTGGTTTGGGTCATGGAGCTGTTTCAAGATTACGAGCATCTTGGGAAAAACTGCCAAATAAATATCAGAGGCTATTCATTGATCTGCAGGAGTTGATGGATCCCAGCCGCAACATGAGCAAGTACAGACAATTGGTGGCGTCCGAACAAACACAACCTCCCATA ATTCCGTTCTATCCTGTAGTAAAGAAGGATTTGACATTTATTCATCTCGGCAATGATTCCAGAGTGGAAGGTCTAGTTAATTTTGAAAAGCTGCGAATGATCGCGAAAGAAGTAAGATCTTTGACAGGCATGTGTTCCTCCCCCTATGACTTGTCAATAATGCTGGAAAGAGGTGGTCAACCACCTAGTTCCGCTATGGTCGCGTTAAATCAAATGACCACTGGCAATCAAG TTTTGCATTGTCCAGGCGGACAAACTGCAACTGTTAAAAGGCGGAAGAAATCGACGGCTGCGCCGAATCCGAAGAAGATGTTTGAAGAAGCACAGATGGTCAGGAgagtgaaggcttatcttacGAACATGAAAGTAATAACGGACGAGGAACGATTACATGGTCTATCCGTGGATTGCGAACCTCACGCAGGAGCGGTCGCAGTGGCTGCAGCAGTACCTCTCAGCGCGGGCAGAGGAAGAAGGCATCCTTCTCCTACTCTATCCACTACAAGTAGCGCTAGCAGCACCAGTGAAGGTAGAAAGAGTATACAGG GTACAAAGTTTGGAGCCGCATCGCCGCAAGCAGTAAGGAAGATACTTTCGCTCTCTGACCAGCATAAAACTCGCCCCTATCAGCCGAAGCATTGCGTACCGCCGCTTCCAGTGCCAGGATTGACCTTGCATTCCAGTGGACCTGAGCCGAGTCCTGGTGCGCCCAGGAGAGTAGGATCCGGTAGCCGAGTTTCCACGCACGAGCGATCCCATAGCGACACACCTTCCAGTTTATTGCCGCCTGTCGATCTCAGCGCTGAGAGCAGTAGCGTGACCAGCCTGAGCAATCTGCAACCCTTAAGGAAAACGTTGACCAGTG GTTCGGTGACGAGCAGTGACAGTGGTCATAGTACACAGCTGGACAGCCATAGCGGAAGCAGCGTAGAAGCTGGTGGCAGTCCACCGCCACCTCAAAGACGGCACTCCGCCATGCAAG GGTCTGTTTTGCGAGGTGGTGCCCCTCCGTTCCCTCACGCGGTAGCAGTGCTACCTCCGCTTCCTGCGAACCACAACCAGAATCACAACCataatcatcatcatcatcaccaccaccaccaccaccaccaacaTTATTACGATCATCACCATCACCAACCCCAAAATCCTCAAG GTTGTACGGGATTAGGAGTAGGCGTGGGTCTCGGAGTACCGGCGGGACTTCCTCCTCCAGGCACGACAATTATAACGACGATGACGACCATGACTACCATGACGTCGATGACAACGATGCGTCCAGGAGTCGGTGGCACTCAATGTCGTCAGCCGCCTGCATACAAAGTCGCAGCACAGATGGCAAGGTTGCACAGGCTTGGTCGTGCACACAGTCACGAAGGTGTTACCTACAGGACCGAGCACGAAGATG ATGACGAGGACGCCCAAGTATCGGCGGTCTAA